A window of the Actinobacillus genomosp. 1 genome harbors these coding sequences:
- the ilvM gene encoding acetolactate synthase 2 small subunit — MQRYDLTLKAEKRPETLERILRVVRHRGFEVVTLNAQNNGNQFEITLSVQGERAIELLTHQLSKLIDVTVIE; from the coding sequence ATGCAACGTTATGATTTAACGCTTAAAGCGGAAAAACGTCCTGAAACGCTGGAGCGTATTTTACGTGTTGTACGCCATCGCGGCTTTGAAGTCGTGACATTAAATGCGCAGAATAACGGAAATCAATTTGAAATCACACTAAGCGTACAAGGCGAGCGTGCTATTGAATTATTGACGCATCAATTAAGTAAATTGATTGATGTTACCGTCATCGAATAA
- the ilvD gene encoding dihydroxy-acid dehydratase — MPILRSATSTQGRNMAGARALWRATGMKENDFGKPIIAVVNSFTQFVPGHVHLRDMGKLVAEQIEAAGGVAKEFNTIAVDDGIAMGHGGMLYSLPSRDLIADSVEYMVNAHCADAMVCISNCDKITPGMLMAAMRLNIPAVFVSGGPMEAGKTKLSDQLIKLDLVDAMMKSADKTVCDDDVDAIEKSACPTCGSCSGMFTANSMNCLTEALGLSLPGNGSMLATHADRKELFLTAGRQIVELCKRYYEQDDASVLPRSIATKAAFENAMSLDIAMGGSTNTVLHLLAAAQEAEVDFTMADIDRLSRKVPCLSKVAPNTNKYHMEDVHRAGGIMAILGELERADLLHSDTRTVLGMTIGEQIAKYDITLTKDEAVHKFFRAGPAGIRTTKAFSQDCRWDTVDDDRQNGCIRSKEFAYSQDGGLAMLTGNIALDGCIVKTAGVDESILKFTGDAIVFESQEEAVEGILGGKVRAGHVVIIRYEGPKGGPGMQEMLYPTTYLKSIGLGKECALLTDGRFSGGTSGLSIGHCSPEAASGGTIGLVRDGDKIAIDIPNRSIQLLVSDEELAVRRAEQDAKGWKPANRQREVSMALKMFGHFATSADKGAVRDKTKL; from the coding sequence ATGCCTATTTTACGTTCTGCAACCTCAACGCAAGGTCGCAATATGGCAGGCGCACGTGCATTATGGCGTGCAACAGGAATGAAAGAAAACGACTTCGGCAAACCGATTATCGCCGTGGTAAACTCATTTACCCAATTTGTACCGGGTCACGTCCATTTACGTGATATGGGTAAACTGGTTGCCGAACAAATCGAAGCAGCCGGCGGCGTCGCAAAAGAATTTAATACCATTGCGGTGGATGACGGTATCGCAATGGGTCACGGCGGTATGCTTTATTCCTTACCAAGCCGTGATTTAATCGCTGACTCGGTGGAATATATGGTCAATGCGCACTGTGCCGATGCGATGGTGTGTATTTCAAACTGTGACAAAATCACTCCGGGAATGTTAATGGCGGCAATGCGCTTAAATATTCCGGCGGTATTCGTGTCAGGCGGCCCGATGGAAGCGGGTAAAACCAAATTATCCGATCAACTGATTAAATTAGACTTAGTTGATGCAATGATGAAAAGTGCCGACAAAACCGTGTGTGACGATGACGTAGATGCAATCGAAAAATCCGCTTGCCCGACTTGCGGTTCATGCTCAGGTATGTTTACCGCCAATTCAATGAACTGCTTAACCGAAGCATTAGGTTTATCTTTACCGGGTAACGGTTCAATGTTAGCCACTCACGCCGACCGTAAAGAATTATTCTTAACTGCCGGTCGCCAAATCGTTGAGCTTTGCAAACGTTATTACGAGCAAGACGATGCGAGCGTATTGCCACGTTCAATCGCGACCAAAGCGGCATTTGAAAACGCAATGAGCTTAGATATCGCAATGGGCGGTTCAACCAATACGGTTTTACACTTATTAGCCGCGGCACAAGAAGCGGAAGTGGATTTCACTATGGCGGATATCGACCGCTTATCACGTAAAGTGCCGTGCTTATCGAAAGTTGCGCCGAATACCAATAAATACCATATGGAAGACGTACATCGTGCCGGCGGTATTATGGCAATTTTAGGCGAACTTGAGCGTGCTGACTTATTACATTCTGATACTCGTACTGTATTAGGTATGACAATCGGTGAACAGATTGCGAAATACGACATTACCCTCACGAAAGACGAAGCGGTACATAAATTCTTCCGTGCCGGCCCGGCGGGTATTCGTACCACCAAAGCATTCTCACAAGATTGTCGTTGGGATACGGTAGATGACGACCGTCAAAACGGTTGTATTCGTTCAAAAGAATTTGCCTATAGCCAAGACGGCGGCTTAGCAATGCTGACCGGTAATATCGCACTAGACGGCTGTATCGTAAAAACCGCCGGTGTAGATGAATCCATCTTAAAATTCACCGGTGATGCGATTGTGTTTGAAAGCCAAGAAGAAGCAGTGGAAGGCATTTTAGGCGGTAAAGTACGTGCCGGTCATGTGGTAATCATTCGTTACGAAGGTCCGAAAGGCGGCCCTGGTATGCAAGAAATGTTGTATCCGACCACTTACTTAAAATCCATCGGTTTAGGTAAAGAATGTGCACTATTAACGGACGGTCGTTTCTCCGGCGGTACATCAGGTTTATCTATCGGTCACTGCTCACCGGAAGCCGCTTCCGGCGGTACCATCGGTTTAGTACGTGACGGCGATAAAATTGCGATCGATATTCCAAACCGTTCAATCCAACTTTTAGTTTCGGATGAAGAATTAGCGGTACGCCGTGCGGAACAAGATGCGAAAGGCTGGAAACCGGCAAATCGCCAACGTGAAGTTTCGATGGCGTTAAAAATGTTCGGTCACTTCGCAACCTCTGCCGACAAAGGTGCGGTGCGTGATAAAACCAAATTGTAA
- the ilvG gene encoding acetolactate synthase 2 catalytic subunit, with protein MNGANLVIESLKAHGVTTLFGYPGGAIMPTYDAIYDSGLDHLLVRNEQGAAMAAIGYARATGKVGVCIATSGPGATNLITGLGDAALDSIPVVAITGQVASHLIGTDAFQESDVLGLSLACTKHSFIVQNVEELPEIIARAFQIAQSGRPGPVLVDIPRDIQLAPTSAKPIVYEKQAVEAQNQDLLNEAKTLLANAKRPVLYVGGGVGMAGGVQAVRNFLKVTNIPSVSTLKGLGTITIDDPLYMGMIGMHGTKAANYAVQECDLLIACGARFDDRVTGKLDTFAPHAKVIHIDIDIAEINKLRKVEVALRGDLIEAVNTLAQPLDIDPWREDVKRLKTDLDFQYIDNAGEGDINAKALLNTLSQRKPKNAIITTDVGQHQMWSAQHLQHFAPENFITSAGFGSMGFGLPAAVGAVKARPQDPVILVTGDGSIMMNIQELGTLKRGHLPVKILLLDNQRLGMVRQWQSLFFHGRHSNTILDDNPDFVVLASAFGIQGERIEKASEVSDALDRLLNAKGAYLLHVCIPEEDNVWPLVPPGACNADMLDDEI; from the coding sequence ATGAATGGTGCAAATTTGGTCATTGAAAGCCTTAAAGCGCACGGAGTTACAACGCTCTTCGGCTATCCGGGTGGTGCGATCATGCCTACTTACGATGCAATTTATGACTCGGGATTAGATCACTTATTAGTACGTAACGAGCAAGGTGCGGCAATGGCGGCAATCGGTTACGCTCGCGCAACGGGTAAAGTGGGTGTTTGTATTGCAACTTCAGGCCCCGGCGCAACCAATTTAATTACCGGATTAGGCGATGCGGCATTGGATTCTATTCCGGTCGTAGCCATTACCGGACAAGTAGCAAGTCATTTAATCGGAACCGACGCCTTCCAAGAATCAGACGTTTTAGGCTTATCATTAGCTTGCACCAAGCACAGTTTTATCGTGCAAAATGTTGAAGAATTACCGGAAATTATTGCACGAGCTTTTCAAATCGCCCAAAGCGGTCGTCCCGGCCCGGTCTTAGTGGATATTCCTCGTGATATTCAACTTGCACCGACATCGGCAAAACCTATCGTTTATGAAAAACAAGCGGTTGAAGCGCAAAATCAAGACTTATTAAACGAAGCGAAAACATTGCTGGCAAATGCCAAACGTCCGGTACTTTACGTCGGCGGCGGTGTCGGTATGGCCGGCGGTGTACAAGCGGTCAGAAATTTCCTAAAAGTCACAAATATTCCGTCCGTATCAACATTAAAAGGATTAGGCACAATTACCATCGATGATCCGCTTTATATGGGTATGATTGGTATGCACGGCACTAAAGCGGCAAACTACGCAGTACAAGAATGTGATCTTTTAATCGCATGCGGTGCGCGTTTTGATGACCGTGTAACCGGTAAATTAGATACTTTCGCCCCGCACGCTAAAGTGATTCATATTGATATTGATATTGCCGAGATTAATAAATTACGCAAAGTGGAAGTTGCGCTACGAGGCGATTTAATTGAAGCGGTTAATACATTAGCGCAACCGCTAGATATTGATCCTTGGCGTGAAGACGTAAAACGTCTAAAAACGGATTTGGATTTCCAATATATTGATAATGCGGGCGAAGGCGATATTAATGCGAAAGCGTTACTGAATACGCTTTCTCAGCGTAAGCCGAAAAATGCGATTATTACTACCGATGTCGGTCAGCACCAAATGTGGTCGGCACAACATTTACAACATTTCGCCCCGGAAAACTTCATCACTTCAGCAGGTTTCGGCTCAATGGGCTTCGGTTTACCGGCTGCGGTTGGTGCGGTTAAGGCTCGTCCGCAAGATCCGGTAATTTTAGTTACCGGTGACGGTTCGATTATGATGAATATCCAAGAATTAGGTACGCTTAAACGCGGTCATTTACCGGTTAAGATCCTCTTACTTGATAACCAACGCTTAGGTATGGTGCGCCAATGGCAATCTCTTTTCTTCCACGGTCGCCACAGTAATACCATTTTAGACGACAATCCTGATTTTGTCGTATTAGCTTCAGCATTCGGTATTCAAGGTGAACGAATCGAAAAAGCAAGTGAAGTATCTGATGCGTTAGATCGTTTACTCAATGCTAAAGGAGCTTATCTATTACACGTTTGTATTCCGGAAGAAGATAACGTATGGCCGCTTGTGCCGCCGGGTGCGTGTAATGCGGATATGCTGGATGATGAGATTTAG